The nucleotide window CCACGAACGCTCCAGGAAGCACTATGAAGAATAGCAAGCCAACGGATTTTAAGGGTATATTCTCGGCTCTCGCGACGAATCCATGGCTAAGCTCGTGGACAATTATAAGGACCGCGAGGCTAATCAACCCATACACTAGTGGTATTGTGACTCCTGGGATTACGAGCTGAACCGAGGGAACAACCTCAGCTGTGGGCCTTAAGATATTGTAGGCCTGCTTTAAGAAGTAGTAGAGCACGAAGGCCATGCCACCGAATCCCGCTATTATACCTATATCTCCATAAATCCTCCAGAACCCTTTGTGTTCCCTCCCAACCCTGTCTATGAAATCCAGGAATCTCTTAGTCCTCCAAATTATTTGAAAAGGTGCTATCTCTAAGCTCTTGGAATCTTTTAGCACGGTAACTCCTAATATCCCGATTACAGCCCAAAATCCGAGTATTCCAAGGATTACATTTGTGAGCGTTCCCAATACACTCACCAGATTTTTGGTAGCTGAAAACCTTTTTAAGGTTCACCTATACCTTTAGCCGATGGACGTGAGGGAGATTCATGAGTTCTTGAATAGAATGTGGGAGGAAACCTTTAGGCTCAGGGAAGAATTAAGGGAGGAGCTAGAGGGTTTTGAAGTTGAAGAAGTTACTGAGGTTTTCAACGCTTACCTTTACATAGATGGTGAGTGGAAGGAGATGAAGTACCCTCATCCGGCCTTTACGATAAGGCCAGGTGGTGAAGTTGGAGCGACGCCCCAAGGCTTTTACTTTGTCTTCGCCTTTGATAAGGAGGATTTGAAAGAGGAATTCGTTAGAGATTTCATAATCACTTTTAGGCAATCCTTCATATACGGGATGGAGAATTTCCTTGAGGACTTCTATAACTCGACGAATCCCAGGAGCTTTAAGGAGGTATGGAGTGATATAGTGAAGAGTAGGGAGAGGATTATAAACTTCGAAGTTGATACCGATTTAAATAAGGATGAGTTAAAAAAGGAGCTCTTGAAGTTCATTAATTTGGCTAAAAGGCATGGTCTCCTTTGAAAAGCTTAAATAGAGGGAGCATCAATGATTGCCCAAGGGATGTCAATGTTACTAATGTTGGCAATGCCCCTGCTCGGTTACTTGGCTTACAGGGCCAAAGCCCTAGACCTTAAGGGCTCCCTGGCGGCGATTTTCCTGGGATATGGAATAGTTATCCTTGGCGGTTACGTGCCGTTCTTTGCTTTGCTTACCTTTCTAATACTTGGAACCATCGCAACCAAGCTTAAATGGAAGGAGAAAAAAGCCCTCGGCGTAAATGAAGATTCGTGTAGAAGTATAGGCAACGTTCTTGGTAATGGCCTAAGTCCTCTACTCTTCGTCATGCTCGAAGCTTTGGTTAAGAGGGATTGGGGCTGGGCAGGCGTTTTCTCAGCTATAGCTACTGCAAATGCAGATACATTGGCTAGTGAAATAGGAAAGGTATTTGGGAGAAATCCCATACTCATAACCAACTTCAGAAGAGCAAAGGTTGGTGAGAGTGGAGCGGTTTCATCTGTTGGAGAATTAGTAGCGTTAGTTGGCTCTTTCCTGATAGCACTGATATCAACTCTCGTATCTGATAATAAAGTTCCAATGCTGTTCTCTGTAACGCTAGCCGGCTTTATTGGGGCCAACGTTGATAGTTTAGTTGGGGCAACGCTGGAAAAGAAAGGCTACGTTGATAACAACGGCACTAACTTTATAGCCACCTTCGTTGGTGGTATAATTGGCATCTTGATATTCCTATTACTTGAATGATGAGATGGCGGATTGCTGAGCTGTGATGAAGACCTTAGGGTCTGACTTCCCAAAAGTTCTTAACTGGACTTGAGCGTTTAAGGGTGTGGTGAGAGACATGGAAGAGTACTACGTCTGTCCTCAATGTGGGAGCGAGGATGTTGAGGTCATAAAGGAGAGGGGGAGAGAGGTAACGTTAAGGTGCAATGAGTGTGGCTACGTTTGGATTGTCACGTTGCCGAAGCTTAGGAAAATCCCAATAATAGTGAGTAAGCACGAGAGGAGCTTTAGAGAGTTCGTTGAATTGCCCGAGGGGGAAGTGGTTAAGGTTGGAGACATCGTTGAGACTGATGAGGATGAAGTTAGAATACTAAGCATAGAGCTCCCAGGAGGTAAAAGGGTTAGGAAGGCGAAGGTTGAAGAGATACAAACGCTATGGGGGGAAAGTTTAACGTATCCAAAAGTCTTCGGTGTTTCAATATACCTTCCAGGTGGAATTACGCAGTCCTTTAAAGTTGTCGTTGATAGGGATGAGGAATTCGTCGTTGGTGAAGTTATTGAAGTTGGAGGTTATACATTCAAGGTTGAGATGATAAAAACCGAGAAGAAGCTAATGAGGAGTGGAAAAGCGAAGGCGGATAAGATAGTTAGGTTAATGGGTCATGCGATAAAGGGAAGGGCCAGGAGAAAGCTGAAGATATATGAGGGCTACGATGCTCTCCAGAACACTTAATGATTCCGCGATACAATTATAAGAAATTTCATCCAAGTAATAACGTATGAGGATATTCGGTATTTTGGGCCCAATCATAGCTCTTGCGGGCGTAGTATTTGCCTATCTCCTCAATAGGGATTGGTGGAGCATAACCGAGAACGCCATAAGTGACCTTGGAAGGGTGGGTCTTCCTAATAACTGGGTGATGAATTGTGGCCTGATAATCGGTGGATTGTTGCTCCTGGGTTATGGGGCATGGAGGCTCAAAAAGTCCAAAAATCCAGGATGGGCAATTTATGTTGTGGGCTCAGTATTTTTAGTTCTAATAGGTGTTTTTCCAGAAGGTACGGAGTGGCACTATGAGGTTAGCTGGGGCTTCTTCGTTTCGATGTTCGCAGCTATGCTCATAATCTCTATATCCATATTAAAGAAAAGTAGGCTTGGATTCTTAGGCTTGGCCGTTTTCTGTGTAAGCCTTCCATTGGCTTTATTCTCCTTGAAGGCATTTAGTGGAGTGGCGGTTGCTGAGACAGTATCAATCTTGGCCTTTTTAATCTTCCAAACTTTAACCCTGGTGGTCGAAGATGTTTAAAAAGCTGGCATGGTTCACGATACTCATCGTTATCCTGGGTTCAGTTGCTATTCTGGTTAAGCCTTATTTGGGGACAAGTGAATGGGAGGCTAAATCTGGTGGGGAAGTTATTAAGCTCCCTGAGCCGAGATTGAGGGGTGAAATGAGTGTTGAGGAGGCCATAGCAAGGAGGAGAAGCATTAGAACGTACAAGGATGAGCCATTGACAATAGAAGAACTTTCTCAACTCCTATGGGCCGCCCAGGGAATAACCGACGAGCGAAGGAAATTTAGAGCGGCCCCTAGTGCGGGAGCAACTTATCCTTTTGAAGTGTACGTCGTCGTTGGGAAGGTCATGGGTTTAAAGCCCGGCGTTTATCTCTACAACCCCTTCGAACATTCCCTTATCCTAGTTAGGGAGGGGAATTTTATGCAGGATCTAGAGGAAGCAGCCTTAAACCAAAAATGGGTTGGGAATGCCGCGATAAATATAGTCCTTGTTGCCTACTATGAAAGAACGACCAGCGTGTATGGGGAGAGAGGTATAAGATACGTTCATATGGAAGCTGGGCACATAGGCCAGAACATCTATCTACAAGCTACCTCCTTAGGACTTGGAACTGTCGCCGTGGGGGCTTTCCACGATGATGTTGTTGCAGATATACTTGGAACTGATGGTCATCCGCTATATATCTTTCCGGTGGGAAGAGTATGATCGACCATTACTTCTTAGGTTATCTAACCTTCATCATGATGAACTTGACGATGCTGTCAGGGGCTTTAATATTCCTTTCAAAGAAAAGGCAAAGGCTGCTGATTTACATTCACGCTATCCTGGCTATACTAACGTATCTGCTGATGACCCTCACAATCCTAATAGTCAGGTAATGCGATTTTGCCTTTAAATCTGCCCTTATTGGCTCATTTAAACATTTTAAAGCTTTTAGAAATTCGTTTTTAAACATTGAGAAAAGTATATAACCCTCTCAGTTACTACCCAAATAAGACCTCACTATCATAAGGGTGATGATCATGGGTAAGAAGAGTAGCGATCCTGCGGTCGTTGAGATAAATGATGTTGATGAGCTTGAGCTGGAAGTTGGAGAGGAAGTTACCTCTAAAAAGAAAAAGAAGGAAAAAGAAATAAGGACGATTGAAGATCTTCCTGGAGTTGGACCGGCAACCGCCGAAAAACTAAGGGAGGCTGGATTCGACACTTTGGAGGCAATAGCCGTTGCATCTCCAATAGAACTTAAAGAGGTAGCGGGCATTAGCGAGGGCGCCGCGCTCAAGATAATTCAAGCCGCGAGAAAAGCCGCAAACCTTGGAACCTTCATGAGGGCTGACGAGTACCTTAAGAAGAGGGAGAGCATAGGGAGGATCTCCACTGGAAGCAAAAGCCTCGACAAGCTTCTTGGTGGTGGGATAGAAACGCAGGCAATAACGGAAGTCTTTGGAGAATTCGGGAGTGGAAAGACTCAGCTTGCCCACACGTTGGCTGTAATGGTTCAATTACCTCCAGAGGAGGGCGGTCTAAACGGCTCGGTCATCTGGATAGATACAGAGAACACGTTTAGGCCGGAAAGAATAAGGGAAATTGCTAAGAACCGTGGCCTTGATCCAGATGAAGTCCTTAAGCATATATACGTTGCCAGGGCGTTCAACAGTAACCATCAGATGCTCCTAGTTCAACAAGCTGAAGACAAGATTAAGGAGCTCCTCAATACTGATAAGCCTGTAAAGCTTCTAATAGTGGACTCCCTCACGAGCCACTTCAGAAGTGAATACATAGGAAGGGGAGCCCTAGCTGAGAGACAGCAGAAGCTCGCTAAACACTTGGCAGACCTTCACAGGTTGGCAAATCTCTATGAAATCGCGGTTTTCGTAACGAATCAAGTTCAAGCTAGACCAGATGCATTCTTTGGAGATCCAACGAGGCCCATTGGAGGTCACATACTAGCTCACAGTGCAACCCTAAGGGTTTACCTAAGGAAGGGTAAGGGTGGCAAGAGGGTTGCCAGGTTAATAGACGCTCCACACCTGCCAGAGGGAGAGGCCGTGTTCAGGATAACTGAGAAGGGCATCGAGGATTAATCCTAAAATGCCGAGCTGGAAAGATGGAAAGCTTGGACTTCCCATCCGCGATGCTCTTCAAATTTTTCCTGAATTAAGAGAGTACGTCGATGAAAAAGGTAGGTTAGATTTCTCGAACAGGAGGGCCAGGATACTCTATAATAAGGCTATAGCGAAGGCTATTTTCGGGTTAGACATTGAGTACCATCCGCGTGGCCTCGTTACAACTCCAATCTCCAGGTATATCTTCCTGAAAACTTTCCTTCGTGGT belongs to Pyrococcus abyssi GE5 and includes:
- a CDS encoding DUF92 domain-containing protein, translating into MSMLLMLAMPLLGYLAYRAKALDLKGSLAAIFLGYGIVILGGYVPFFALLTFLILGTIATKLKWKEKKALGVNEDSCRSIGNVLGNGLSPLLFVMLEALVKRDWGWAGVFSAIATANADTLASEIGKVFGRNPILITNFRRAKVGESGAVSSVGELVALVGSFLIALISTLVSDNKVPMLFSVTLAGFIGANVDSLVGATLEKKGYVDNNGTNFIATFVGGIIGILIFLLLE
- a CDS encoding DUF998 domain-containing protein; translation: MRIFGILGPIIALAGVVFAYLLNRDWWSITENAISDLGRVGLPNNWVMNCGLIIGGLLLLGYGAWRLKKSKNPGWAIYVVGSVFLVLIGVFPEGTEWHYEVSWGFFVSMFAAMLIISISILKKSRLGFLGLAVFCVSLPLALFSLKAFSGVAVAETVSILAFLIFQTLTLVVEDV
- the radA gene encoding DNA repair and recombination protein RadA — encoded protein: MGKKSSDPAVVEINDVDELELEVGEEVTSKKKKKEKEIRTIEDLPGVGPATAEKLREAGFDTLEAIAVASPIELKEVAGISEGAALKIIQAARKAANLGTFMRADEYLKKRESIGRISTGSKSLDKLLGGGIETQAITEVFGEFGSGKTQLAHTLAVMVQLPPEEGGLNGSVIWIDTENTFRPERIREIAKNRGLDPDEVLKHIYVARAFNSNHQMLLVQQAEDKIKELLNTDKPVKLLIVDSLTSHFRSEYIGRGALAERQQKLAKHLADLHRLANLYEIAVFVTNQVQARPDAFFGDPTRPIGGHILAHSATLRVYLRKGKGGKRVARLIDAPHLPEGEAVFRITEKGIED
- a CDS encoding SagB/ThcOx family dehydrogenase, yielding MFKKLAWFTILIVILGSVAILVKPYLGTSEWEAKSGGEVIKLPEPRLRGEMSVEEAIARRRSIRTYKDEPLTIEELSQLLWAAQGITDERRKFRAAPSAGATYPFEVYVVVGKVMGLKPGVYLYNPFEHSLILVREGNFMQDLEEAALNQKWVGNAAINIVLVAYYERTTSVYGERGIRYVHMEAGHIGQNIYLQATSLGLGTVAVGAFHDDVVADILGTDGHPLYIFPVGRV
- a CDS encoding HVO_0476 family zinc finger protein, yielding MEEYYVCPQCGSEDVEVIKERGREVTLRCNECGYVWIVTLPKLRKIPIIVSKHERSFREFVELPEGEVVKVGDIVETDEDEVRILSIELPGGKRVRKAKVEEIQTLWGESLTYPKVFGVSIYLPGGITQSFKVVVDRDEEFVVGEVIEVGGYTFKVEMIKTEKKLMRSGKAKADKIVRLMGHAIKGRARRKLKIYEGYDALQNT
- a CDS encoding DUF3201 domain-containing protein: MDVREIHEFLNRMWEETFRLREELREELEGFEVEEVTEVFNAYLYIDGEWKEMKYPHPAFTIRPGGEVGATPQGFYFVFAFDKEDLKEEFVRDFIITFRQSFIYGMENFLEDFYNSTNPRSFKEVWSDIVKSRERIINFEVDTDLNKDELKKELLKFINLAKRHGLL